Proteins from a genomic interval of Candidatus Hydrogenedens sp.:
- the lgt gene encoding prolipoprotein diacylglyceryl transferase: MMRPVLIQIGVFELHSYVFFMALGLLVGVSLALRENSRLTQPYPVSGKVGIWGLIGGLIGAHAYYIIQYEGILQLYRIIFFWEGGYVFFGGFLGGTIGVWLYLRKQKVPFLPCADIGAPYLALGHAIGRLGCFTNSCCWGDLCRAPWGVVFPKDSGIYDFHTTEHLLHIDDLLPLPVHPTQLYETLGLIIIFFLLRMIYHNKQYNGQVLLWYFCLYGAWRFFDENFRGDSPHATFGMTASQLIALSACLISGFIIFILYLFIVRRKNNLSPNT; encoded by the coding sequence ATCATGAGGCCTGTTCTTATTCAGATAGGTGTGTTTGAACTACATTCCTATGTTTTTTTTATGGCATTAGGACTTTTAGTAGGGGTATCACTTGCCTTGCGGGAAAATAGCCGATTAACTCAGCCTTACCCCGTATCAGGAAAAGTAGGAATCTGGGGATTAATAGGAGGATTGATTGGTGCTCATGCCTATTACATAATTCAATATGAAGGGATTCTGCAACTATATAGAATCATTTTTTTCTGGGAAGGTGGCTATGTATTTTTTGGCGGATTTCTTGGAGGAACTATTGGAGTTTGGCTTTATTTAAGAAAGCAAAAAGTCCCTTTTCTCCCCTGTGCGGATATAGGGGCTCCTTATCTGGCTCTGGGTCATGCGATTGGAAGATTAGGCTGTTTCACAAATAGTTGCTGTTGGGGTGATTTATGTCGTGCCCCCTGGGGTGTTGTTTTCCCAAAAGATAGCGGGATATATGACTTCCATACCACTGAACATTTATTGCATATAGATGATTTGTTACCTTTACCTGTTCATCCCACACAATTATATGAAACCTTGGGACTTATTATTATCTTCTTTCTACTGCGTATGATTTACCATAACAAACAATATAACGGACAGGTCCTGCTATGGTATTTTTGTCTTTATGGTGCCTGGCGATTTTTTGATGAAAATTTCCGTGGAGATAGTCCCCATGCAACATTTGGAATGACCGCTTCCCAGTTGATTGCTCTCTCAGCATGTCTTATCAGTGGCTTTATTATCTTCATACTATATTTATTTATAGTCCGTCGAAAAAACAATTTATCACCTAATACCTGA